aaccctctgatctcAAAGTAAAGTAATCAGTCAAACAAAAATCTGTGTCAAGAGTTCACTTTTGGTCTTTATTTCAACTCGTCCTCACTCAgctgataataataacaaaaataaaaaaaatcacagctgACAAGATCACACATCTGCTCAAAAggtgttaagaaaaaaaaaaacctattcGCCTTTTCTATActgcatatttcatatgaaaaagTATGAAATTGTAAAATTAGAGATCTTTTCGAATATCTACAGTAACCGAGGACACCATTTTCTTGTTTCTTTGAAATCATCCTCGGATGCAGAAGAATGAAATGGCAGCAAAACACATCAACATCAACTTGGAATACTTTTGTGATGGATTAACCCTGGCTTCAGGGAAGCAGCATTTTAAGGGGATTCTGTTCAAGACAAGCAGGTCGGGTCATCGTTTCTCCTGAGAGGCACAGCGAAAACCGAGATTAGAGGCTGAGCTGTCTGGAGTGTTCTGGCTTCGAGCGGCACATCGGTATCTGTAACAATAAGACTGTCGGAGGGGGGAAAAAGGAGGGAAATTTACTATCAATCAAACCATATTCCTCAGATTGCTTTTTCATTGATTTGTCACTGCTTTAAAGCCAGGCTTGTTGTTACATTTctcttcaacacacacacataacccTTTTCCCAGAAAAGGTAATACCAGGTCACAACAGTATCCAGTTGTTTGGAAGTCATTAACCTCCatatacaattttttttgtttgttttcaatgaGTGACAGGCCTGGACAGCAGGTAGACCAGTTTAGTATCTAAACTCTTTCCTTACAGAGTCACGTTGCTGAGGTATAAACACAACGGTGCCTTTTGTCTTCAGATGCGAGAACACTTCGAGCTTGATTTCCaaaacagaatttcagctaccgATTCGTTGCATCTCAGATAAATTTTCTAATTCGCCTCACTCCATCTTTAATAATCCGCATTTCTCTGTCTTGTTTGTATGTAATATTTTCTTTGCAAGATAGAGTTTTAAGATGGATTAGTGGACACTTAAAGTAATCAATCATTCAAAAATTAGACATCTTTTTCCTGTCTGCTGAAATGTGCCTTACTTCAAATTCAGTGAATGTATTTTCAAAAGCATAGATActctcattttcaacatttgtaCTATTTTCAATTCAATCTTGAAGTGGATGGCAAATCATTGCACTATATCCGTAGATACATTTCACACAGGATCACAACCTCTTTGGAAAACCAGTCATGTACATATGCAGATTCAGTCACCGGGCAACCACAAGCACTATGAGCTCCGAACATCAGGAAGGAAGGACAGGTGGGATTTTCCCTTTGTTGTCAAACAGGAAGAGAGAAATACTACTATTCTCAGAAACGTTAATGCCAATTAATGGAAATGTCACATGTTAAAGCTGTTGCTTTCCGGGTTCAGCACCTGCAACAAAACAGCTGCACAAGCCAAACTGTTTTGTAAAAGACCTCACTATTCACAAACTCTAACCATCCAGGGTGATAatcatatttcttttttaaaaattgatgGAATCATGGACTGAAACACTTtggcaaaatatatatataaaaaatctttttaaaatctaTAGAGAATAACTTCATAATGCTGCTGAAACATTTGCCATCTTTACCTTGTGGCACATGTATGACCCTCCCTTCTTTACTCTGTCTGTACCCGAAGGAGGACCCGTCTGAAAGAGAGTAGCAGATAGCAAAGCCAAGACTGAACTCCTGACAATACAGGATAAAAACTTAGATTTGACGTTGTTTTTACCGGGTTGCGTTGCTGCTCTGCCGTGTGGTGCACGGTCCACCAGTCTGAGGTCCATTCCCATGCATTCCCCACCATGTCGTATATTCCAAAACCATTGGCAGGAAAGGACTTCACCTGGAGGGCATGTTGGTCAAGTGTTTGGAAAATGTTAAGCATGTATTCTATAAGTCGTGTAAAGTGATAAAGGGAGGAAAATAAATTATGTGACTGAGAGCTAATAGGTGACTAAAAAGGAGACTAAAAAGGCTTTAGGTAATTTAATTAAGTAgcctgaattaaaaaaaaatatataaaaaaaaatctgcaggcAATCTTGCATTACCCTGCCTGACCTGAAATATGACATCCTTAAACACACCCACAATGTTGGCCTCTGTGCTTCCTTCTTTCGCCTTACCGGTGAAGTCTTGATGAACCCATCCTCTGCAGTGTTCTGTGATGGGAAATCCCCCTGCCAGAGGTTGGCATAGTGTTCTCCTTTTGGGTTCAACTTGTTTCCCCAGGGGTAAAGTCTATGTTGTGCAAGAATCAAACCAGGAGACATTAGAGACATAGCAAAGCATACTTGCTTATTTTACACGGCATTCAATGGGCACATATCTCACCTGTCTTTCAAACCACCCCTGCAGGCGTACTCCCATTCTGCCTCTGTAGGAAGTCTCTTATTGACCCAGGAGCAGTAGGCGACAGCATCAGCCCAGGAAACATGTACAACAGGGTGATCCAGCCTacaaaaaacaaattcaaaatcaGTGACTGAGCAGCTACTTAATCTAATTGCTGCTTTTCTCAAGAAATATGACTACCTTAAACAAAACATGGGTTAGTTTCAGAGCTGAAACTCTGCACCTGTGCATTTCTCAAACTATTTTTGACATATATACGGTAAAGTCTTTTTCTACCTATCTGTGATGGTGGAGTCTGGACCCTCAGGGTGCTTCCAATTGGCCGCTTTGACTGGAAGCCACCAGGGGGCAGCAGCCACCTGATAACAAAGAGGTGGTAAATGGATATTGAGTGATATCATGCATCTTTCATAGTTTTCTCAATGTTTTTCTCCAATAAATCCCCATCTGGATTTGTCCCAAATTACATTTACACAACTGCAATGTTACAAGTGTTCCTAAGTGCTGTTGCACTAATGAGAACACAGCCCCCCCCTCTCAGCCGCATGATCAGGCTGCACATGACAGCTGAGATGAAGCAGCGAATTCCCTGCCTGCTGCCTGGCTTTTGTCTATGGGAGGCCTAATGCACTCAGGCCTCTTACAATCAACCTATGGACATTCTCAAGTCTCTTAAGGAGTGTTTATTCATCTTCTTGTCTActtacagaaaaaaactaaactgtgtaGAAGGTATTCAAGGTAATGTCTTTGTGCAAGTGTGTtactaaattcaattcaaattcaaattcaaattcaaaaatactttatttatcccagagggaaattaaatgttgatgtagctcaattaaatcaaagagttattatagatgctgatggctgtgggcaggaaagatttcctgt
The Odontesthes bonariensis isolate fOdoBon6 chromosome 3, fOdoBon6.hap1, whole genome shotgun sequence DNA segment above includes these coding regions:
- the sumf1 gene encoding formylglycine-generating enzyme isoform X1, whose protein sequence is MVCCFYLLPILLAFVNKGFCLQSSCGAEQEVASPGGGGGCGCNKLKRAAAVDPKQDRAASYDPAHKYSQSASERTSEAHGDEKKIQSQMVWIPEGEFLMGTDNPGIPADGEGPQRLVHVDSFYMDSLEVTNQQFQSFISATGYITEAEKFGDSFVFEGILSEPVKTQITQAVAAAPWWLPVKAANWKHPEGPDSTITDRLDHPVVHVSWADAVAYCSWVNKRLPTEAEWEYACRGGLKDRLYPWGNKLNPKGEHYANLWQGDFPSQNTAEDGFIKTSPVKSFPANGFGIYDMVGNAWEWTSDWWTVHHTAEQQRNPTGPPSGTDRVKKGGSYMCHKSYCYRYRCAARSQNTPDSSASNLGFRCASQEKR